A stretch of DNA from Cellulomonas fengjieae:
AGGCCGCCCTCCGCACCGGCGAGCGACTCGGTCTGCTCGGTCCAGACGCCCGTCGCGTTGATGACGGACCGGGCGCGGACGTCGATCCGCTCGCCGGACTCCAGGTCCATCACCTCGGCCCCGGTCACCGCGCCACCCTTGGTCGTCTGCAGGTCGAGCACCTGCGTGCGCGACGCCGCCTGCGCGCCGTAGCTCACCGCGGTGCGCACGAGGGTCTCGACGAGCCGGGCGTCGTCGACCGTCGCGTCCCAGTACTTGACCGCGCCGATGGCGGCGTCGTGCCGCAGGTCGGGGAACAGCCGCTCCATGCCCTTGCGGGTCAGGTGGCGGTGGATCGGCAGCGCGCGCTTGGAGCCGTTCACGGACGCGAGGGTGTCGTAGAGCGCGACGCCCGCACCGACGTAGGCGCGTTCCCACACGCGGTGCTCCAGCGGGTACAAGAAGCTCACGGGCTTGACCAGGTGCGGCGCGAGCCGGTTGATCAGCAGGTCACGCTCGGTGAGCGCCTCACGCACCAGGTGGAAGTCGAGCATCTGCAGGTAGCGCAGGCCGCCGTGCACCAGCTTGCTGGACCGGCTGGACGTGCCGCTGCCCCAGTCCTGTGCCTCGACGATCGCGGTGGACAGGCCGCGGCTCACCGCGTCGAGCGCGATCCCGGCGCCGGTGACGCCACCGCCGATGACCAGGACATCGAGCTCGTTGCCCCGTTCGGCGCTCGCGCGCATGGCGTCGAGCGCGTCCTGTCGTGCATGGGCCGTCAGCGGCGCAGTCCTCATCCGTCTACCCCCGGTGGTTCTGGTCTGTCGTCGCTCTCGTCCGCTCGCCCGGTACGGGCCCGCTCGCTATCGTCGTCATCAGGCGAACGAACGCGCAACCGGACTGCACATATGTGCACCGAACCGTTCGCGAGAGGGGGCGCGAGATGTACATGGAGCGCGAGCAGGACGTGTTGCGGGCGGCGTCGATGTACTACCTGCAGGACATCAAGATGGAGGTCATCGCCCGGCACCTCGGCACCTCCCGGTCCACGGTGTCGCGCCTCATCAAGCGCGCCCGGCAGTCGGGCCTGGTCGAGATCACGCTGCGCCCGGCGAGCACCCGTGCACCGGGGCTCGGGCGCACCATCGCCGCGACCTTCGGCATCGACACGTACGTGGTGCCGGTGCCGGACTCCGCGAGCCACATCGAGCGCCTCGACCAGGTCTCGATCACCGCCGCGCGGCTGCTGTCCTCGTGGTTCGACTCCGACATGGTGCTCGGCGTGGCGTGGGGCACCACGCTGGCGTCGGTCTCGCGGTACCTGGCCCCCAAGCCGACCCGCGGCTCCGCCGTGGTCCAGCTCAACGGCGCCGCGAACATGCGCACCAGCGGGATCGAGTACGCCAGCGACCTGATCTCGACGTTCGGCACCGCGTTCGGCGCGGCCGTGCACCACTTCTCCGTGCCCGCGTTCTTCGACTACCCGGACACCAAGGCGGCCATGTGGCGCGAGCGGTCCGTCCGGCGGGTGCTCGACATGCAGCGGCGTGCGGACATCGCGGTGTTCTCGGTCGGGGCGGTCGCCGGGGCGGTGCCGTCGCACGTGTACTCGGCGGGCTACCTCGACGAGGCGGACGTGCTGAACCTGCACGACGAAGGGGTCGTCGGGGACGTGTGCACCGTCTTCCTGCGGGCCGACGGGTCCTGGCAGGACGTGCACCTCAACGAGCGCGCGACCGGTCCGACGCCGGTGGAGCTGCAGCGGATCCCGCGCAGGGTCTGCGTGGTGGCGGGCGACAACAAGGCGGCGCCGCTGCTCGCGGCGCTGCGGGCGGGCGTGGTGACGGACCTGGTGGTCGACGAGATCACCGCCACGGGGCTCCTGGAGGCGGCCGACCCGCCCCAGCCCCGGCGGCTGCGCACGCGGGTGTGACGCGTCTCGGGAGCCGAGCCGTCCCGGGCGCCCGGCCGGCACGCCAGTAGGTTGGCGGGATGTCCTACCGTGTCCGCCCCGCCCTGCCGGTCGACGTCCGCGACATCCGTGCACTCGTGGAGCCCTACGCCGCCGAACGCATCCTGCTGGCCAAGGAGTGGGTCGGCTACTACGAGGCCGTGCAGGAGTTCGTGGTCGCCGAGGCCGACGACGGGTCGATCATCGGCTGCGGTGCCCTGCACGTGATGTGGCAGGACCTCGCCGAGATCCGCACGCTCGCCGCCGACCGGGCCCACCGCGGCACCGGGGTCGGGCACACGCTGCTCGATGCGCTGCTCGAGCGCGCGCGGGAGATGGGTCTGCGCCGGGTCTTCTGCCTGACGTTCGAGGTGCCGTTCTTCCAGTCGCACGGGTTCCACGTCATCGAGGGCACGCCCGTGACTCCCGACGTGTACCTGGAGCTGCTGCGCTCGCACGACGACGGTGTCGCCGAGTTCCTCGACCTGGCCAGCGTCAAGCCGAACACCCTGGGCAACACGCGGATGCTCATCGAGCTGGCCTGAAATCACCCGGGGTGCCCGGCGCCGCGTCGGGCACGCTGAGCCGGTGAGCACCTACCTGGCGACCGAGCGCCCGACCCTGCGTCCGTCTACCGCCGACGAACCAGCCGCCGGACCTCGCGCGGTCAGCCCAGGACGAGCTCGATGCCGGTCGCGGTGCTGCGGACGTCCGCGACGCTGTGCGTCCGACCGTCCGGGAGGCGCACGACGACGGCGTCGGGCGCGCCGGCCGGGCGGCGGGAGTGGGCCATCTGGACCTCCATGACCAGGGCGGACGTGCTGATCACGGGAGCGGTTCGGACCGTCGCCATGGCCGACGGCGCGTCCACGACGACGTCGGCGGGGGGCGCCTGCGTCAGCCGCTCGCGCACCCGCGCCAGGAAGTCGTCGACCTGGTTCTGGTCGTACCCCTCACGGAACTTGGTGGGCTGGAAGCGCACGGTGGCCAGCTCGTCGGCGGTGACGGCATCGTCGGTGAGCTGCCCCGTCTCGAGCGCGCCGAGGGTCCGGGTCACGCGGTCGAGGAAGTCGTCCACCTCGTCCTGGTCGTAGCCCTCCCGGAACTTGGTGGGCTTGAACTTCTGGTTGACGACGTCGGTGGCGCTGAGCATGTCGCGCATGCTGTCACGGCGCGCGGCGTCAGGCCGGCAGGCGGTACGTCGGTGCGTCGTCGTCGCTGGTCGCGGGGTCCCGCGCGACCAGACCGTCGATGACCAGGGCGTCGACGCAGCGGGCCAGCTGGCGGGCGTCGGGCCACACGGCGTCGACCGCCGCGGCCGGCACGGGTCCGAGGGCCTCGCGCAGCAGGGCCATCACCCGGCCCCGCACCTGGCGGTCCGTGCCCGTGAACGCCTGGGTCCGGCGTCGTCCGGCGAGCTCGTCGGCGGGCCGGCCGGCGCGGTACCAGGTGCACACGTCGCGCACGGGGCAGGCGTCGCAGCGGGGGGACCGGGCGGTGCAGACGAGGGCCCCGAGCTCCATGGAGGCGGCCGCCCAGCGGGCCGCGGTCGCGTCGTCGTCGGGGACGTACCGGGCCGCCGCGCGGACCTCGCCGACCGTCTGGCTCGGCGCGGGCAGGGCGACGCCCTCGACCGTCCGAGCCAGCACGCGGCGCACGTTCGTGTCGAGCACCACCGAGCGGCGGCCGTACGCGAAGGCCAGCACGGCGGCGGCCGTGTAGGAGCCGACGCCTGGCAGGGCGAGCAGCTCGGGTTCCGACGAGGGGACGACGCCGTCGTGCCGCTCGACGACCGCCCGGGCGCACTCCTGCAGGCGCAGCGCCCGGCGCGGGTAGCCGAGCCGGTCCCACGCCCGCAGCACGTCGGCCGTGGACGCCGCCGCCAGGTCCGCGGGCGTCGGCCAGCGCGCCATCCACGACCGCCACGCCGGCTCCACGCGGACCACCGGCGTCTGCTGCAGCATCACCTCGCTGACCAGGACACCCCACGCGGTGCGGTCGGGCGCGCGCCACGGCAGGTCCCGGGCGTGCACGTCGAACCAGGCGAGCACGGGCTCGCGCAGCTGCGTCGGGGTGGGTGGCACCGCAGCATCCTGCCTCACCCGGCGCGCGTCCGGCCGCCCACCGCGCGTCGGCCGGGCAGGCGGGTGGGAGTGCCTCTACGGTGGTCGCGCCGCGGTTCGCGCGGTGCAGCCGAACGGTCGTGGGGGGATGCATGAGCCAGCCAGGACGCCTCCCCGCGCGCGTCTACTGGGTGCGCCGGCTCGTGGTGCTCGGCATCCCGCTGGCGATCATCGCCGTGGTCGTCTGGCTGCTGGTGGGGCGCGGATCGGACGAGGACCCGGCACCCGTCGGGCAGACGCCGTCGGCGCCGGCGCAGGAGCCGCAGAGCGAGACGCCGGCCGAGGGCGGCGTCCCCGACTGCGACGCCTCCGGCCTGGTCCTGGCGATGACGCCGGACGCCACGTCCTACGCCCCCGGGGTGAGCGCGACGTTCAGCGTCTCGATCACCAACAGCGGCGCGGACCCCTGCCTGGTCGACGCGGGGGAGGTGCAGCGCGAGATCGTGATCACCTCGGGCACGGACCGCATCTGGTCGAACCGCGACTGCATCGTGCCGGGGACCGAGACCCGCACGCTCCTGCTGCCGGGCGGCGGCACGGACACCACCCCGTTCGCGTGGAACCGGGTCCGCTCGGCCGAGGGCTGCCCCACGGGCCTGCCGACGCCGGGCGCCGGGACGTACTCCGCGCAGCTGAACTTGGCCGGGGCGGGCGCACCGGCAGCGGTCTTCGGGCTCGGCTGAGCGGCTAGACGTACCGCTCGAGGATGCTGGACTCCGCGAGCCGCGACAGGCCCTCGCGCACGGCGCGGGCGCGCTGCTCGCCGACGCCGTCGACGGCCATGAGGTCCTCGATGCCCGCCGCGAGCAGCTTCTGCAGGCCGCCGAAGTGCGCGACGAGCCGGTCGACGATGGCGCCGGGCAGGCGCGGCACCTTGGACAGCAGCCGGTACCCGCGGGGTCCGGCGGCCGCGTCGAGGGCGTCTCCGCCGCCCGGCAGGCCGAGGACGCTGGCGATGCGCGCGTTGTCGAGCAGCTCGGTCGAGTCCAGCTCGGCCAGCGCGTCGAGCACCGTGTCGACGTCGCGCCGGCTGGTGTCGACGTAGTCGCGGATGATCAGCGCGCGGTCCGAGCCGATGCCGCCGACCAGCTCGTCCAGCTGCAGGGTGAGCAGGCGGCCGTCGGTGCCCAGCTCCACGACGTAGCCCTCGATCTCCTCCGAGATCCGGCGCACCATCTCGAGGCGCTGCACCACGGCGGAGACGTCGCGGACGGTGACCAGGTCCTCGATCTCGAGCGCGGACAGCGTCCCGCTGACCTCGTCGAGCCGTGACTTGTACCGCTCGAGGGTGGCCAGGGCCTGGTTGGCGCGGGACAGGATCGTCGTGGAGTCCTCGATGACGTGCCGCTGGCTGTCGACGTACAGCGCGATGATCCGCATGGAGGCCGACACCGAGATGACCGGGAGGCCGGTCTGCTTGGCGACGCGCTCAGCGGTGCGGTGCCGGGTGCCCGACTCCGACGTCTCGATGGTCACGTCCGGCAGCAGCTGGACGGCCGCGCGCAGGATCCGGGAGATGCCCGCGTCGACGACCACCGCGCCGTCCATCTTGGCGAGCTCGCGCAGCCGGGTGGCGGAGAACTCGACGTCGAGGACGAAGCCGCCGGAGCAGATGCTCTCGACCGTCTGGTCGAAGCCGAGGACGATCAGCGCGCCGGTGCGACCGCGCAGGATCCGCTCCAAACCGTCGCGAAGCTCGCCGCCCGGGGCGACGGCGGCGAGGGTCGACCTCAGAAGGTCGTCAGGGGCGTGCGGATGCGGCACGGTTGCATCGTAACGACGTGCGGGGACAGCGGTCGCCGCGACCCGCGCGCCGGGCCGCGGGTCTGCCGGCTTCACCCGCTCCGTCCGCCGTGCGCGGGCGGCGCGGTGCTCTCGCGGACCACGAGGTCGACCGGGATCTGGTGGTGCTCCGGGATGGGCGGCTCGCCGGCGCGGAAGCGGGCGATCGCGGCGGTCAGGGCGCCCGCCGCGGCCTTGCCCTTGGCGGCGAAGTCCTGGTGCACCGTGGTGAGGGCGGGGCGCAGCCGGCGGGCGAGGGGCGAGTCGTCGTAGCCGACGACCGAGACGTCCTCCGGCACGCGCAGCCCCAGCTCGTCCGCGGCGTGCACGACGGCCGCCGCCATCAGGTCCGAGAAGCACAGGACCGCGGTCGGCCGGTCGGGTCCGGCGAGCACCGCCCGGGCGCCCTGCGTCACGTAGGGCTCGACGTTGTCGTGGACCTCCATCGTGGCCGGGGTGACGCCCGCCGCCTCGAGCGTCTCCACCCACCCGGTCTGGCGCTCGCGCCCGACGTACCCGGATCCGGCGGTCCGGGTGTCGGGCGCCCATCCGGGGGGCGCGGTGGAGTTCATCGTGAGGATCGTGATCCGGCGGTGTCCCAGGTCCAGGAGGTGCTGGGCGCCGAGCCGGGCACCCTCCCGCTCGTCGAGGTGCACGCTGGAGGCATCGCCGACCGCGTCGCCGTCGACGAACACGAGCGGCAGCCGGCGGCGGACGAGCCAGTCGACCGCCGGGTAGTCGCCCGCGCACCCGTAGACCAGGGCGCCGTCCATCGGGATGTCGCGGGCGGGGACCATGCCCTGGCTGATCGACGGCAGCAGCACGACCGCCGTGCCGGTGGGGGCCAGCTCCTCGGCGACCGCCCCGAAGAAGGCGGCCGCGATCGGGTCCAGGAACGCGGTGCCGAGCGACTCGGTCAGCAGCACGCCGACCGCGCCGGTGGTGCCGCGCGCGAGCGCGCGGGCGGAGGGGTCCGGCCCCACGTACCCGAGGTCGGCCGCGGCCTCCAGGATGGTCCGACGCATCTGCGCGGAGAGCTGGTCGGGCCGGGAGAA
This window harbors:
- a CDS encoding LacI family DNA-binding transcriptional regulator, with product MSRVTLQTIADRVGVSRMTVSNAFSRPDQLSAQMRRTILEAAADLGYVGPDPSARALARGTTGAVGVLLTESLGTAFLDPIAAAFFGAVAEELAPTGTAVVLLPSISQGMVPARDIPMDGALVYGCAGDYPAVDWLVRRRLPLVFVDGDAVGDASSVHLDEREGARLGAQHLLDLGHRRITILTMNSTAPPGWAPDTRTAGSGYVGRERQTGWVETLEAAGVTPATMEVHDNVEPYVTQGARAVLAGPDRPTAVLCFSDLMAAAVVHAADELGLRVPEDVSVVGYDDSPLARRLRPALTTVHQDFAAKGKAAAGALTAAIARFRAGEPPIPEHHQIPVDLVVRESTAPPAHGGRSG
- a CDS encoding sugar-binding transcriptional regulator, with amino-acid sequence MYMEREQDVLRAASMYYLQDIKMEVIARHLGTSRSTVSRLIKRARQSGLVEITLRPASTRAPGLGRTIAATFGIDTYVVPVPDSASHIERLDQVSITAARLLSSWFDSDMVLGVAWGTTLASVSRYLAPKPTRGSAVVQLNGAANMRTSGIEYASDLISTFGTAFGAAVHHFSVPAFFDYPDTKAAMWRERSVRRVLDMQRRADIAVFSVGAVAGAVPSHVYSAGYLDEADVLNLHDEGVVGDVCTVFLRADGSWQDVHLNERATGPTPVELQRIPRRVCVVAGDNKAAPLLAALRAGVVTDLVVDEITATGLLEAADPPQPRRLRTRV
- a CDS encoding flagellar basal body-associated FliL family protein, yielding MSQPGRLPARVYWVRRLVVLGIPLAIIAVVVWLLVGRGSDEDPAPVGQTPSAPAQEPQSETPAEGGVPDCDASGLVLAMTPDATSYAPGVSATFSVSITNSGADPCLVDAGEVQREIVITSGTDRIWSNRDCIVPGTETRTLLLPGGGTDTTPFAWNRVRSAEGCPTGLPTPGAGTYSAQLNLAGAGAPAAVFGLG
- a CDS encoding DivIVA domain-containing protein, with translation MLSATDVVNQKFKPTKFREGYDQDEVDDFLDRVTRTLGALETGQLTDDAVTADELATVRFQPTKFREGYDQNQVDDFLARVRERLTQAPPADVVVDAPSAMATVRTAPVISTSALVMEVQMAHSRRPAGAPDAVVVRLPDGRTHSVADVRSTATGIELVLG
- a CDS encoding amino-acid N-acetyltransferase, producing the protein MSYRVRPALPVDVRDIRALVEPYAAERILLAKEWVGYYEAVQEFVVAEADDGSIIGCGALHVMWQDLAEIRTLAADRAHRGTGVGHTLLDALLERAREMGLRRVFCLTFEVPFFQSHGFHVIEGTPVTPDVYLELLRSHDDGVAEFLDLASVKPNTLGNTRMLIELA
- the disA gene encoding DNA integrity scanning diadenylate cyclase DisA, producing the protein MPHPHAPDDLLRSTLAAVAPGGELRDGLERILRGRTGALIVLGFDQTVESICSGGFVLDVEFSATRLRELAKMDGAVVVDAGISRILRAAVQLLPDVTIETSESGTRHRTAERVAKQTGLPVISVSASMRIIALYVDSQRHVIEDSTTILSRANQALATLERYKSRLDEVSGTLSALEIEDLVTVRDVSAVVQRLEMVRRISEEIEGYVVELGTDGRLLTLQLDELVGGIGSDRALIIRDYVDTSRRDVDTVLDALAELDSTELLDNARIASVLGLPGGGDALDAAAGPRGYRLLSKVPRLPGAIVDRLVAHFGGLQKLLAAGIEDLMAVDGVGEQRARAVREGLSRLAESSILERYV
- a CDS encoding HhH-GPD family protein, coding for MPPTPTQLREPVLAWFDVHARDLPWRAPDRTAWGVLVSEVMLQQTPVVRVEPAWRSWMARWPTPADLAAASTADVLRAWDRLGYPRRALRLQECARAVVERHDGVVPSSEPELLALPGVGSYTAAAVLAFAYGRRSVVLDTNVRRVLARTVEGVALPAPSQTVGEVRAAARYVPDDDATAARWAAASMELGALVCTARSPRCDACPVRDVCTWYRAGRPADELAGRRRTQAFTGTDRQVRGRVMALLREALGPVPAAAVDAVWPDARQLARCVDALVIDGLVARDPATSDDDAPTYRLPA